The DNA window tgtttctgtgtgattttttattattccGTATGTTATCTGGTGTTACTATACTacttattagtaataatatttgtagagggaaggcagctagtcatcaccacccaccgccaactcttgggctatttttttttacaattctttatttctaaatatgtacattCAAATAAAACTCCAATGCGCTTATGAGCAATATGGCCACAAGAGGTATAGGCCTAACTTTAAATTTTCATGGAATCGAAATTAATTTCATGGTTACCAAAACAATCTTCTTTATCATTAAAGTAGATataagtaaataactttaattttaaatttaaataatctagattttatcattattgtcttttttacatattaaaatatttttgtgattttgtttttataaaaacacacaacaccTGTGAAGATAATAAGCGTAATAATCTTATTTCTGTTGGTCAGAAAAGACGTCTTTTGGCTTACAAAAATTCAGTTGCATTCATTACTGTCAGGTTAAAGTAGTATCTGAGAAATATTTTAGTGGtaggtttatgtttgtttaacagATCGAAACTATAAATCTTCTgtcaaggtattttaatacagcaAGAATAAAACTCTAAAGTTATTACACGTAATTATTCAAATAAGGTTCCTTAAGCCTAAGGTAGGCCTAACCGTTTTACCTAGGTTCATCAAATTAACGTTCCAATAAGAACGACACTaagttctgtatttttaaatcacttttttagctttttttgtttaattttagaactTGAGTTATGAGTCAGGATAAACCCTAGGACAATACCTTCCTTGTGATCAGctctaatgttatagtttttttgATAACTTTGAACTAGCttcaaactaaaatttcaaatttcaaaacactATCTTCTCAAACGATTCAGTTTTcgaatatattgtttgataaaaaaaaatgtttcggttgtcgaacataaactcggttcccgaagcAAGCTGTCGTTGCCCGatataacccgactgatgacgtaatgcgtaatttttggaggtagcaaacggattaatttaatttacagtattttttatgagaaaaattgaTTCAGTTTTCGAACAACTTTCTGGAATGGATTAAATTATAGAACCGAGATACCactgtgtaataaaacattacaatttaaagGAAATCTAttcataaataaagtaatatgaaAGTAACCACCTTATCTGGAacctttaatatttcaaacattatatatgcaaaaacggctggtttgggttgagaaaatattttacatacaaaccagccgtttttgcatatatatttctctacaagtgggttttctcgacatcactgatttaaaACATTAGCattagtttataaaagtttacaCTGCTGAAGTTTATGTTAACTTTAACCGCGATTACTTATAACCGAAAACTCGTGTAACAAAACATAAggtatggttttgtttttttcctattgTGTAAAGAAACTTACAAATTAGAATTTACTTTTTAATCGTGTTTCGAAATGTACGgagcttataacattaaacagctacttggttatttgtttttcatagatGCGGTTACTAATCACGCCACTTCCAGTCTTGTGACGTTCCCATTGTTGGTTTTGTGATCACGTGACAATACTTACAAAGATAAAAGCGTGAAAGACGTTACCGTTAGAAACTATATTGATTTACAGTTCTTAATTACGCACCCAAGATATCATTCAGAACAGTATTTTTTCATGCCAGGTTCCAGTGTGATATTTGAAATTGAATTaagtcttttaaatattttaatcgtttttataatttgaatttactaTTCTTAGCTGCTATTCTCATCAAtaccatttttaaattatcagataTTTCGGCTTGTTATGTATTTTCTGCTGCATTTCGtaaaaacatttgtgtaaaatccataataaatgtaattttttgccACTGTGAAATGTGTTGCCTATTTGGCACTTTTCTTAAATCACTGCAGTCAATGAGgcacatgtatattttaaatctctctctcttttgctTTGTTTTGGTCACCTTACATGTGCAATGTGCAAGCATgtcatgcatttttttttacttttttgaaatGTAGTACTTTTGAGAACTTTCTAGTTGTTCAGAATAGTGTGCAGAGTTTATATAACACgttatttgtttgatttgaattttcgcacagttacatgacggctatctgcgctaaccatccctaatttagcagagtaagactagaggaaaggctgctagtcatcatcacccaccgccaacttttggactgctcttttaccaacgaatagtgggattgacagcgctttataacgcctccatgctgaaaaggcgagcatgtttggtgtgatggggattcgaacccacgacattcagattacgagtctagtaccttaaccacctggccatgccatgccaaCAAGTAGTCAAAAAGGTTGTTAAGTTACTTCTACTCCTGTTATCTGTTGCTCAGTTCGTGGTTTCGTATGAAAGTAAAGAGCAGTTTTCTTCAACAACAGTTCAGATGCTTTCAAGGCGACAACCTCCCTTTATTTTCTGTTGGGAATTACCAGTCAAGTTAATGGCAGAATTCGCTCTGCAGGACTATGACAGTGCTGCTTTAATGTGATGTTGGaacatagtttaatattatttaatattaaacaatatgatACATGCTTCATTCAGTAGAATTTGGAGAGGAATTAGACAGTTTAGATATGTAAGAGCACatgtatttcaaattaaacaaGTACTCACTctgtgttgtattttaaaaaggattgtttattttatttctgtttatttgcaatttttttacaACTGCTGGAAATCCCATCTTTTTCACACACAAGTACCAGTGGTATGATGTTGAGCATATGCGAATCAGAGTTAAGACTAATGTGGAAATGTGACAAGGTCTAGCCACAATCGTTCCATTATAGATATTGTACGCTTTTTTGCATGCAGACAACATTACAATGGTGATTATTTGGTCACTTGAATAAATACTCTGACTCCCTACCTGCTTCATTCTTGACAGTCATCAGTCTAAACTGGACTGATGTATCAGTGAGGACTCTGCATGTTAGGTGTCAAAACACTTGAATATGCAAATACCTCATGAAGAGGTGTGTTTGTCAAAGCTCTGAGCATCAAACTGTGTAATGGAAAGATGTAAAAACAGTAAATGACCACTTCTAGTTTGAGCCCAACTGTTCGCAAGGTGATATTGCTGACCATATCATACGAAATAGAGAAAACTTGGTCTGTTCATAGATTTCTAGAATGAAGAGGAACATTACTTTGATTAGGAACCATGTTAGTGACCATAACTACGTTGAGTTGGAGTAAGCTTCCTTGTAATCATTGACATATGGTTAGTTGAATATGGAATCTGACAATTAGACTGGATCACTATCTCTCTTAAACAACTACGTTAAGGATGTAGCTCGCCTTAACAATTAAACCAACTGCTTAGTACTAACCTTTATCATCGACATTTTGGTGAAACCATTCTTTAACAGTGTGAAGAAATGGTGGAGCCAGAGAGGATGGTAAATAATCTTTCCAAATCCACGGCCATGTTGTACATACTCAAAAATAGATGAGCTGATGAGGGCGGGATACACCATTATCAACAGGCAAGGAAGAAACAAAGAAGTACCTAAAGAAAGGGGTAATCTTTGACAAACATCCCAACTTCACTAGCCACATAAATACTCTGATAGCTAGAGCTACCAAAAGCAATGCTGTGAAAGGTGCAGCTGTAAATCGAGCTGAAGAACAGAACCTACTTATTGTATTGTCTATTCCATCCTGAATTATATAGCACCGATAACCAATTTGATTGCTGTATAACTTGATAAGACTGAAAACGTACAAAACATGCGTAAGACTGGTCACAGGAAATAATTCAAGTTCTTCTATCAGTGCGGCATCACGTAACACCTACAGCATATGCAAGCAAAATTATACCCACAGCCTTgcagtgtaaaaaaaaagaaatgcattgAATCATTATCCACCACAATCTAatcttagatattttaatttagcgTAAGTGGAAATGGAAGGCATGAAGGAAACTCtcttttaaataactaaaagCAATGAAACATAAATAGGCAATGTCACTAACAATACTTGCAACTGACTCACAAAATACACTACATTAACATTGAGATTGATTGACCATCAAATGGATGGCAGAAAGCAAAGCAATTGACAGCAAGATCACCATATGGATATACGTACCAGATCAAGCAGGACTATAACTAACAAAAAGAAATCTGAAAAGCTTAGAATGGACGTTCCCTTATCAAATGCAGCATAACTCTACTAGCTCGATATTAATCTATTTTGCATGTGGTAACCATATATGTTCTTTACCTACATTCAGAGAGAAATATGCtgctaaaaaatgaaaaaaaaaacatatgatgTAGATATGAAAAGCAAAAAATGGGATTCAAAGTGTGGTATAAAGCCAGAATATCGCTGACAACATCAGTATACGAATTTTCTTATGCTTCTTGCaagaaataaagttgtaaataagAGGTCAACAGTTGTTGCAGGAGCTGCGGAACCCCACACTTTTTGCTAACAACCATTTTTTTCAATCgtgcaaaaaaaatgaaatgtcgcAGATAGATAATATTTTGATTCTTGGTTAAAATGAAATTTTCGTTATTCTGTTGCTTGGTACATCCTGCTGGAATGAATATCGTTTGTTTTACCCTATTTAAATTCCTACATGACAACAGGAGCGGTGACGTGGGTGCgcgacataaaaaaaaaataataaacgagCGAGGCCACGGCGCGTACGGATCTGTACTACATACCGTGCCCTGTATTTGATTGCATATTATGACCGTTATCTTACAGAGATGTAGACACACACTATATCAATCATGTATGTGTTGCATGGGGCTGTGCGCGCGTATTTTTGCGTGACTTCAAATAGAATGAGAcgatgttttttttattcgtggACCTTGAGTGCGTGGTGGCGAGCTGATTATCACAACACACACGAATATATGCATTCTAAGAACCGAAACAAAACGTAACACAGTATGCATACACATAACGTACATGTATGCATGATAAACTACACACAAATCTGGCTCAGACTAATTCTAAAACCTACCAGGCGTCTCATTACGACTCCAAAATTTCCCTCAGATGCCTTGATACAGAATTTAAGCTAAGATGGATCATGCTTCTACCAGTGAGGATCAGGAGAGTGAGATACAAAATAAACTTAGATTAATAATTGTCAGTTTGTTCTTGGGCAGTTATGTTATGTATTGTAGCCTTGTAAGTTGTAGGCTATCTATTTACAATTAAGCATTTAATTGGCCTACTGTGCACAACTCTGACACGCGGGATGGTTTTAATCAAGTTTGGACACTCGCAGGGATGTGGGGTTTTCTAAATTCtaacttttgttaaatttgagcaAATCCAATGAGAATGATGTTCAAGGCAATCCCACTCAATAAAGATCAGTAACATGTGGATAtaggtaattatttataattattaattaaaaattattaataaacgtTTAGAGTGGCAGCCCTGAATTtgatattcaaaacataaatggAAACAAGACCTGAACGTGAGACTGGTTTAAATTGTCAATATCCCGTTCCACCCACCCTTCCCCAATGTAATTACAATTTTACAGTTAAGATTTCCAGAAAATGCCAAGTCTCTGATAATTAAAGAAACGAGAATATTGTGAGTTCCAAGAATATGAACTGCATTCACAAATCTATGTACAGGCATACAGCTTTACGTACAGCTTAGTGTGATGAagtaaaaacacaacataaagtCATTTGATTTGAAACATATTACTAAAATTCCATGTGTTTTGTCTGGCCTTAATCAAGTTCCATGTTTAATAATCAGCCCATGTCCATAGTCCTGTAAAATTTTTGATAACCTGAAACCTTGACCTTATGTGTGGAAAACTTGAACATTTTGTGTCTGCTCAGTTAAACATGGTTAATTTTTCCAGTGGTAATAGATTCAGTTATTGTATCCACCCATCACATGGTCGGAAGATATTTTGGATTTCGCTGTGTGCAGCTGCCGTATCCGCCACGTGGTCACATTCATGTGTGCGTTCTAACTGTGCGGGCGGGGTGGGGGGAGAGGTACTCGCCTAATGGGTGTATGCCGCTCAAATAGGTTACTTTTTCCAAAGAAAACCATAAACATGGGGCATGATTTGTGCCGGAAAATCCTTGAATATGCCCCCCCAATCCATTTTGACCTAAATATGGGTACGTTTATCGCTCTAAATGATATTCTTACATTTCTCGCCCGGAGTTCTTGCACCCTTATTGTCGCTCATGCTCGATGTGTACACGTTGCGCATACgatgatttttaaatttcaagtgcaacatttaaaaaatcatgGGTGTGCGCACGGCCCCGATCCCTCGCTGGCCGGTCGGCTGCACACAGCTAACTAGATAGCTTCGTACGGACCGGCGCGGGATGGGTATGTTATCAGCTAACTAGGTAGCTTCATATGGACCTGGATGAGTACGTTATATAGGGTAATGACTTTCTGCGCATCATGCAGGATTCCACAATGGATGTGAATGTAGAACGTACCCCATAAAAAAACCCTTAAAATGGGTATATTGTTCTTCTTAAAAATCCCTAATAATGGGTACCCTTTCTGCCAAAAATGACCGAAATGCAAATATAGAGCGATTTGAATTGGAAAACGTTCTACAGTCATTTCGTTTCGTATTTCAATAGGCCAGACCAAAGCCCCTtcccagaaaaagaaaaatacagtcaTCGATGGAAAAGATCTGTGGTCCAAAGCTGCCTGTTACagaaggaaaatgtgaacacactATACAGCAGGCAGAGGTTCAGCAAAGCGGGTCATCAATAGAAACTGTTGGTCTATCGACAGCTTCAGAAGGCATCCATTCTTCTGTAGGTAGCAAAGCGAGTATGGTGACAGTTTATAAGCGGAATTGATAATCCCgtgaaaacaaaatcaaccacGAAATTTCTAGTACCCCAAAAGGGAATGCAAGCAATTCAAAGGATCATTTCATGGTGCGAAGAATTTCCTTGGTTACACTACATAGAATTTTCAAATACGGTTCTTTGTCATACCTGCTTACTGGAAGAAAAAGAGCAGAAACTCAATGCAAAGTACAAGGAATCGGCTTTCCTCCGAGATGGCTTTTGAAACTGGAAGAAGGCAAGGGAAAAGTTTCGAGATCACCAAATGTCGCAGTGCCATAAAATGGCAGAAGAAAATGTAATAGTTCTTCCCAAAACATGTTCTGACATTGGCGAAATGTTGGGCATGACATTGGGAGAAGAGAAGAAAGAATCTAGGAGCAACATGGCAAAAATCATCGAGAACTTAGAGTTCTTGGCTAGACAGGGACCAGCTTTGCAAGGACATAGCGATGAAGAATCGAACTTCATACAACTTTATCACCTCAGAGCAAAGGACAATTCTAAAATGATAGAGTGGCttaagaaaaaaaccaacaagtaTGTTACACATGATGTTCAGAACGAAATATTAGAGGTAATGGCATTGCAGGTGTTGGAAGCTGTGGCGTCTTGTATCAAAAACAGTCGTTATTTCTCCATCCTTGCCGAAAAATGCACTGACGTTGCATACAAGGAAAAGCTTACAATATGTATTCGATGGATTAACGACAACCTGGAACCCCACGAGGACTTCATCGGATTTTATGAAATCTCCACCATAAAGGCAGATACCATCGTATTGGCCATCAAGGACGCGATAATTCGGATGAACTTGACCCTGGCCAACTGTCGGGGCCAGTGCTACGATGCCGGATGTCCTATGGCTGGATCACGAAGAAGTGTTGCTGAACAAATCCTCAAAGATGCTCCTAAGGCACACTATACACACTGCCATGGGCATGCCTTAAGTTTGGCAGTATGTGACGCAACAAAAGGGTCTAAGTTGTTAGCTGATACCCTAGATATCACATAGGAAATCTGCAAGcttataaaattttcaccaaagcGTCAAGATCTACTCGAAAAAATAAAAGCTAACATCAACCTAGAAACAGCAGGCCTACAAGTGATTTTCCCAACTCGCTGGACAGTTCGCAGCCAAAGCTTCGATCGCATCATTGCCAACTACAAAGCGCTTCTCTTGGAGTGGGACGCGTGTCTGGAAGATTGTCTAGACTGTGAAATGAGGGCACGAATAATAGGTGTCAGATCCCAAATGGAGAAATTTGAGTACTTATTCGCTCTTCATCTTGGTGTCGCCGTGTACTTTTGACGGACAATTTGTCAAAAACTTTGCAGAAGACCTGCATGTCTGCAGCACAGGGgcaacaaaatgcaaaactggtAGCAGGCGTTCTTGATAAAATGAGGAATGATGGTAATTTTGACAAGATATATGAAGAAGTGCACCGAAAGGCAATGGAGCTCAACATTTCCGAACCTCAAATCCCAAGACAGAAGAGAGTCCAAGCGTTTTGAGGTAGGAACCGGTGAGCCATCATTCCAGTTGACTCCCAAGGAATTCTACAGAAGGCAGTACTTTGAGGTTCTTGATCTTGCCTTTAACGCAATCAACCGTTGTTTTGATCAGCCAGGCTTCCAGTCGTATCGACATATGAAAGATATCCTCTTGAAATTTTTTCGAGAAGAGGATACTCCTGATGAGCTGAAGTACTTGGCGGACAAATACGGTGATGATCTGGACATCCTTTCTCTCAAGGCACAACTACCTCTCTTCAATGGACTCTTACGAGGTGACTCTGAAGATCGTCACTTTGAATGTTTTAACGACATTTATCTGGCCGTGAAGCAGCTGAAAGTACCTCAAAGATGCCTAATCTCGGAAGTGATAATTCTAGTCAAACTCCTGCTTGTTAACCATCAACTAATGCTGTAGGAGAAAGGAGCTTCTCGACGGCCAGAAGACTCGAGACATGGCTACGATCAACAATGAACTAATCTCGTTTTAATTGTTTGTCAGTTCTCCACATCCACAAGGAACGCACAGCATCGTTAGACCTCGTTTCTATTGCCAATGACTTTGTACAAAAGAATGACAAAAGGAAGGTGAAGCTCGGTGTATTCGCGGAACGCGACTTTGCTGATGTTGTTCCCATCATTAGATCACATACGGTAATTTTACTCTTCCTTGGTAAAAGTGATTTGTATTTCTATCCATCGACGTACATCAGTTTATACTTTTGCGATATGATAATGAGGTCAGTGAAATTATGATATATAAAAGTGAATAGGCCAGTAGAGTAA is part of the Tachypleus tridentatus isolate NWPU-2018 chromosome 4, ASM421037v1, whole genome shotgun sequence genome and encodes:
- the LOC143248324 gene encoding zinc finger MYM-type protein 1-like — translated: MLGMTLGEEKKESRSNMAKIIENLEFLARQGPALQGHSDEESNFIQLYHLRAKDNSKMIEWLKKKTNKYVTHDVQNEILEVMALQVLEAVASCIKNSRYFSILAEKCTDVAYKEKLTICIRWINDNLEPHEDFIGFYEISTIKADTIVLAIKDAIIRMNLTLANCRGQCYDAGCPMAGSRRSVAEQILKDAPKAHYTHCHGHALSLAVCDATKGSKLLADTLDIT